A stretch of Enterobacter cloacae complex sp. ECNIH7 DNA encodes these proteins:
- the ytfQ gene encoding galactofuranose ABC transporter substrate-binding protein YtfQ has translation MWKRLLLVTAVSAAMSSMAMAAPLTVGFSQVGSESGWRAAETNVAKSEAQKRGITLKIADGQQKQENQIKAVRSFIAQGVDAIFIAPVVATGWEPVLKEAKDAEIPVFLLDRSIDVKDKSLYMTTVTANNVLEGQLIGDWLVKQVDGKPCNVVELQGTVGASVAIDRKKGFAEAIAKAPNIKIIRSQSGDFTRSKGKEVMESFIKAENNGKNICMVYAHNDDMAIGAIQAIKEAGLKPGKDILTGSIDGVPDIYKAMIDGEANASVELTPNMAGPAFDALEKFKKDGTMPEKVTVTKSTLYLPDTAKEELEKKKNMGY, from the coding sequence ATGTGGAAGCGCTTACTTCTTGTCACAGCAGTTTCGGCAGCCATGTCGTCTATGGCGATGGCCGCTCCCTTAACCGTAGGTTTTTCGCAGGTCGGCTCTGAATCTGGCTGGCGAGCGGCTGAAACCAACGTTGCCAAAAGCGAGGCTCAGAAACGCGGCATTACCCTGAAAATCGCCGATGGTCAGCAGAAACAAGAGAATCAGATCAAAGCCGTGCGCTCCTTTATCGCCCAGGGCGTGGATGCCATCTTTATTGCACCCGTCGTGGCGACCGGCTGGGAACCCGTCCTGAAGGAAGCGAAAGACGCTGAGATCCCTGTCTTCCTGCTTGACCGTTCCATCGACGTCAAAGACAAATCCCTCTATATGACCACCGTGACCGCCAACAACGTGCTGGAAGGGCAATTGATTGGCGACTGGCTGGTGAAACAGGTCGACGGCAAGCCGTGTAACGTCGTTGAGCTGCAGGGCACCGTCGGCGCGAGCGTGGCCATCGACCGTAAAAAAGGCTTTGCTGAGGCCATCGCTAAAGCGCCAAACATCAAGATTATCCGCTCTCAGTCCGGCGACTTTACGCGCAGTAAAGGTAAAGAGGTCATGGAGAGCTTCATCAAGGCTGAAAACAACGGCAAGAACATCTGCATGGTTTACGCCCACAACGATGACATGGCGATCGGTGCGATTCAGGCGATTAAAGAAGCGGGCCTGAAGCCGGGCAAAGATATCCTCACCGGCTCTATCGACGGCGTGCCGGACATCTACAAAGCAATGATCGACGGCGAAGCCAACGCCAGCGTGGAGCTGACGCCAAACATGGCGGGCCCGGCATTCGACGCGCTGGAGAAATTCAAGAAAGACGGCACGATGCCTGAGAAGGTGACGGTCACCAAGTCCACGCTCTACCTGCCTGACACGGCGAAAGAAGAGTTAGAGAAGAAGAAAAATATGGGCTACTAA
- a CDS encoding LacI family DNA-binding transcriptional regulator → MPGRLKMEEIAALTGYSVSTVSRVLSGKSYTSDKAREAIVRTARELGVLESMASGRLLVNGIAVFAPERTFQGRGDIFYLEVTKGIAEACARHNVWVTCCGLEEQHADVKVFLEKASHKNINAIIIIGTDDSTIFKLASTLNKPCVLINSVDRDRVLDAVSPDHRAIGFTAMQYLFEEGHRRVLTLTCLRRDTLYARLDGIKEAYRHFHVAFDPQHDLLVTEWFTADEAERALDAWLMTHDRSRWPEVIFPNSTSMTEGVIRALTRHGLRIPEDISLITTDFAWNLAHRLEKPVTGVTVPCRELGIEAVHLLQTRLNRPQAPVFNLLLQGKVMDNGSVSNATRHAARVALDQ, encoded by the coding sequence ATGCCGGGCAGGTTAAAAATGGAGGAAATTGCGGCCCTGACGGGCTATTCCGTCAGCACGGTTTCGCGGGTATTAAGCGGCAAGTCTTACACCAGCGACAAAGCCAGGGAGGCGATTGTTCGCACCGCGCGGGAGCTCGGTGTGCTGGAGTCTATGGCGAGCGGAAGACTGTTAGTTAACGGTATCGCTGTTTTTGCACCGGAGAGAACCTTTCAGGGACGCGGAGATATTTTTTATCTGGAAGTGACGAAAGGAATTGCTGAAGCCTGCGCGCGGCATAATGTGTGGGTCACGTGCTGCGGTTTAGAAGAGCAGCACGCCGATGTGAAAGTCTTTCTGGAAAAGGCCAGCCATAAGAATATCAACGCGATAATTATTATAGGCACTGATGATTCCACCATATTTAAACTGGCGAGCACGCTGAATAAGCCCTGCGTCTTAATTAATTCCGTTGACCGGGATCGGGTGCTGGATGCCGTGTCACCCGACCACCGGGCAATTGGCTTCACCGCCATGCAGTACCTTTTTGAGGAGGGGCATCGCCGGGTGCTCACGCTCACCTGCCTGCGGCGGGATACGCTGTACGCGCGTCTGGACGGCATTAAAGAGGCGTATCGCCATTTTCACGTGGCCTTTGATCCTCAGCACGATTTGCTCGTGACGGAATGGTTTACGGCAGACGAGGCCGAGCGGGCGCTGGATGCGTGGCTGATGACGCATGACCGCTCCCGGTGGCCGGAGGTGATTTTTCCGAACAGTACCAGCATGACGGAAGGGGTGATCAGGGCGTTAACGAGACACGGGCTACGCATTCCGGAAGACATTTCGCTCATCACGACCGATTTTGCATGGAATTTAGCGCACCGTCTGGAAAAACCGGTTACCGGCGTCACGGTGCCCTGCCGCGAGCTGGGGATTGAGGCCGTTCATCTGCTGCAAACGCGGCTGAACCGTCCTCAGGCGCCTGTCTTTAACCTGCTGTTGCAGGGTAAAGTAATGGATAACGGTTCGGTCAGTAACGCCACGCGCCACGCGGCGCGCGTGGCGCTGGACCAATAA
- the ppa gene encoding inorganic diphosphatase has protein sequence MSLLNVPAGKELPEDIYVVIEIPANADPIKYEVDKESGALFVDRFMSTAMFYPCNYGYINHTLSLDGDPVDVLVPTPYPLEPGSVIRCRPVGVLKMTDESGEDAKLVAVPHTKLSKEYDHIKDVNDLPELLKAQITHFFEHYKDLEKGKWVKVDGWDNAEAAKAEIIASFERAAKK, from the coding sequence ATGAGCTTACTCAACGTCCCAGCGGGTAAAGAACTGCCAGAAGACATCTACGTAGTTATCGAAATCCCGGCTAACGCAGATCCGATCAAATACGAAGTGGACAAAGAGAGCGGCGCCCTGTTCGTAGACCGTTTCATGTCTACCGCGATGTTCTATCCGTGCAACTACGGTTACATCAACCACACTCTGTCTCTGGACGGTGACCCGGTTGACGTGCTGGTCCCAACGCCATACCCACTGGAGCCAGGCTCCGTCATTCGCTGCCGTCCAGTTGGCGTGCTGAAAATGACCGACGAATCCGGTGAAGATGCGAAGCTGGTTGCGGTACCGCACACCAAGCTGAGCAAAGAATACGATCACATCAAAGATGTGAACGACCTGCCAGAACTGCTGAAAGCGCAGATCACTCACTTCTTCGAGCACTACAAAGATCTCGAAAAAGGCAAGTGGGTTAAAGTTGACGGCTGGGACAACGCGGAAGCGGCGAAAGCAGAAATCATCGCCTCTTTCGAACGCGCTGCTAAGAAGTAA
- the msrA gene encoding peptide-methionine (S)-S-oxide reductase MsrA, producing the protein MSLFDKKHLVSQADALPGRNTPMPVATLHAVNNHSMTNVPEGMEIALFAMGCFWGVERLFWQLPGVYSTAAGYTGGYTPNPTYREVCSGETGHAEAVRVVYDPAVISYEQLLQVFWENHDPAQGMRQGNDHGTQYRSAIYPLTPEQDAAARASLERFQQAMREAGDTREVTTEITTAKPFYYAEDDHQQYLHKNPYGYCGIGGIGVCLPPQLA; encoded by the coding sequence GTGAGTTTATTCGACAAAAAGCATCTGGTTTCACAAGCTGATGCATTACCGGGACGCAACACCCCTATGCCTGTGGCGACCTTACACGCCGTCAATAACCATTCCATGACCAACGTGCCGGAGGGAATGGAAATCGCCCTGTTCGCCATGGGCTGTTTCTGGGGCGTTGAGCGCCTCTTCTGGCAGCTGCCCGGCGTTTACAGCACGGCGGCTGGCTATACGGGCGGCTACACGCCGAACCCTACCTATCGCGAAGTCTGCTCCGGCGAAACCGGGCATGCGGAAGCGGTGCGCGTGGTCTATGACCCTGCGGTAATCAGCTATGAACAGCTGCTGCAGGTCTTCTGGGAGAACCACGACCCGGCGCAGGGCATGCGTCAGGGCAACGACCACGGCACACAGTACCGTTCGGCTATTTATCCGCTCACGCCCGAACAGGATGCCGCCGCGCGCGCCAGCCTTGAGCGTTTCCAGCAGGCCATGCGTGAAGCGGGCGATACGCGCGAGGTGACGACCGAAATCACCACCGCGAAACCGTTCTACTATGCCGAGGACGACCACCAGCAGTATCTGCATAAAAACCCGTACGGCTACTGCGGTATTGGGGGCATCGGCGTCTGCCTGCCGCCACAGCTGGCGTAA
- the ytfR gene encoding galactofuranose ABC transporter, ATP-binding protein YtfR, whose amino-acid sequence MTTEQHQEILRTEGLSKFFPGVKALDNVDFSLRRGEIMALLGENGAGKSTLIKSLTGVYHADRGTIWLEGNAISPKNTAHAQQLGIGTVYQEVNLLPNMSVADNLFIGREPRRFGLLRRKEMEARATKLMESYGFSLDVREPLNRFSVAMQQIVAICRAIDLSAKVLILDEPTASLDTQEVEMLFTLMRQLRDQGVSLIFVTHFLDQVYEVSDRITVLRNGSFVGCRETRELPQIELVKMMLGRELETNALQRAGRTLLSEKPVAAFSDYGKKGVISPFNLEVRPGEIVGLAGLLGSGRTETAEVIFGIKPADSGTALIKGKPRTLRSPHQASCLGVGFCPEDRKTDGIIAAASVRENIILALQAQRGWLRPIPRKEQNAIAERFIRQLGIRTPSAEQPIEFLSGGNQQKVLLSRWLLTKPQFLILDEPTRGIDVGAHAEIIRLIETLCADGLALLVISSELEELVGYADRVIIMRDRKQVAEIPLDKLSVPAIMNAIAA is encoded by the coding sequence ATGACCACTGAACAACACCAGGAAATCCTCCGCACAGAGGGCTTAAGCAAATTCTTCCCCGGCGTAAAGGCGCTGGATAACGTTGATTTCAGCCTTCGGCGCGGTGAGATCATGGCGCTGCTGGGCGAGAACGGTGCGGGAAAATCGACGCTGATTAAATCCCTCACCGGCGTTTATCACGCCGATCGCGGCACCATCTGGCTGGAAGGCAACGCCATTTCGCCGAAAAATACCGCCCACGCCCAGCAGCTGGGGATCGGGACGGTGTACCAGGAAGTAAACCTGCTGCCGAATATGTCGGTGGCGGATAATCTGTTTATTGGCCGTGAGCCGCGACGTTTTGGCCTGCTGCGCCGCAAAGAGATGGAGGCGCGGGCGACAAAGCTGATGGAATCGTACGGCTTCTCCCTCGACGTCCGCGAGCCGCTGAACCGCTTTTCCGTGGCGATGCAGCAGATCGTCGCCATCTGTCGCGCGATAGACCTCTCGGCAAAGGTGCTGATCCTCGACGAACCCACCGCCAGCCTCGATACCCAGGAGGTGGAGATGCTTTTTACCCTGATGCGCCAGCTGCGCGATCAGGGCGTCAGCCTGATCTTCGTTACCCACTTCCTCGATCAGGTATATGAGGTGAGCGATCGCATCACGGTGCTGCGCAACGGCAGCTTTGTCGGCTGCCGCGAAACCCGCGAGCTGCCGCAAATCGAACTGGTGAAAATGATGCTGGGCCGCGAGCTGGAAACCAATGCCCTTCAGCGCGCCGGGCGCACGCTGCTGAGCGAGAAACCGGTCGCCGCGTTCAGCGATTACGGCAAGAAAGGCGTGATATCGCCGTTTAATCTGGAAGTCCGCCCGGGCGAAATTGTCGGGCTGGCGGGCCTGCTAGGCTCCGGACGAACCGAAACCGCCGAGGTGATCTTCGGGATCAAGCCGGCCGACAGCGGCACCGCGCTGATCAAGGGCAAACCGCGAACCTTACGATCGCCGCATCAGGCCTCCTGCCTGGGCGTCGGCTTCTGCCCGGAAGACCGAAAAACGGACGGTATTATTGCCGCGGCCTCGGTGCGGGAAAATATCATCCTGGCGCTGCAGGCCCAGCGCGGCTGGCTGCGCCCGATCCCCCGTAAAGAGCAAAACGCCATCGCCGAGCGCTTTATCCGTCAGTTGGGTATCCGCACGCCGAGCGCGGAACAGCCCATCGAGTTCCTCTCCGGCGGCAACCAGCAGAAGGTGCTGTTGTCTCGCTGGCTGCTGACCAAACCCCAGTTCCTGATCCTCGATGAACCAACCCGCGGCATTGACGTGGGGGCGCACGCCGAAATTATCCGGCTTATCGAAACCCTGTGCGCGGACGGTCTGGCGCTGCTGGTTATTTCGTCCGAGCTGGAGGAGCTGGTGGGCTATGCCGATCGCGTCATCATCATGCGCGATCGCAAACAGGTGGCAGAGATCCCGCTGGATAAGCTGTCCGTTCCGGCGATCATGAATGCCATCGCGGCATAA
- the tamB gene encoding autotransporter assembly complex protein TamB, whose protein sequence is MSLWKKISLGVLIFIVLLLGTVAFLVGTTTGLHLLFNAANRWVPGLEIGQVTGGWRDLRLKNIRYEQPGVAVNAGEFHLAVKLGCLRDSKLCVNDLALKDVNVAIDSKKMPKSAPVEEEDSGPLNLSTPYPIALYRVALDNVNIKIDDTTVSVMDFTSGLRWQEKNLTLTPTSLQGLLIALPKVADVAQEEIVEPKIQNPQPEEKPLGETLKDLFSKPVLPEMTDVHLPLNLNIEEFKGEQLRLTGDTDLTVYNMLLKVSSIDGNMKLDALDIDTNQGSVNASGNALLRDNWPVDITLNSALNIDPLKGEKVKVKVGGALRDKLDVGVNLSGPVDMVLRAQTQLAEAGLPLNLEVVSKQLYWPFTGEKQFQADDLKLKLSGKMTDYTLSFRTAVKGQGLPPANIALDAKGNEQQVNLDKLTVAALEGKTELTALLDWQQAISWRGELKLTGINTAKEVPDWPSKLDGLIKTRGSLYGGTWQMDVPEIKLTGNVKQNKVNVEGSVKGNSYLQWVIPGLHVALGRNTADIKGELGVKDLNLDATIDAPNLDNALPGLGGTAKGLVKVRGTVEAPQLLADIIANNLRWQELSVARVRVEGDVKSTDQIGGSLNLRVERISQPDVNISLVTLDAKGNEKQHDLQLRVQGEPVSGQLHLTGSFDRKEERWKGLLDNTRFNTPVGPLALSRSIALDYRNAEQKISIGPHCWTNPNAELCVPQTIDAGAEGRAQINLNRFDLAMLKPFMPDTTQASGVFSGKADVAWDTTKEGLPQGSVTLSGRNVKVTQEVNDAPLPVAFDTLNLSADLHNNRAQLGWTIRLTNNGQLDGQVQITDPQGRRNLGGNVNVRNFNLAMVNPIFARGEKAEGMLNANLRLAGNVQSPQLFGQMRLSGVDIDGNFMPFDMQPSQIAMNFNGMSSTLSGSVLTQQGQINLSGDADWSQLDNWRARIAAKGSKVRITVPPMVRLDVSPDVVFEATPSLFTLDGRVDVPWARIVVHDVPESAVGVSSDEVMLNENLRPIEQKSAGIPINSNLIVHVGNNVRLDAFGLKARLTGDLKVAQDKQGLGLNGQINIPEGRFHAYGQDLIVRKGELLFSGPPDQPLLNIEAIRNPEATENDVIAGVRVTGSADEPKAEIFSDPAMSQQEALSYLLRGQGLDSGQSDSAAMTSMLVGLGVAQSGQVVGKIGETFGVSNLALDTQGVGDSSQVVVSGYVLPGLQVKYGVGIFDSLATLTLRYRLMPKLYLEAVSGVDQALDLLYQFEF, encoded by the coding sequence ATGAGTTTATGGAAGAAAATAAGCCTCGGGGTGCTGATTTTTATCGTGCTGCTGCTCGGTACGGTGGCGTTTCTGGTGGGAACGACGACCGGGCTGCATCTGCTGTTTAACGCTGCGAACCGCTGGGTGCCGGGGCTGGAGATTGGCCAGGTAACGGGCGGCTGGCGCGATCTGCGTCTGAAGAACATCCGCTACGAGCAGCCGGGCGTGGCGGTGAACGCCGGGGAGTTCCACCTGGCGGTGAAGCTGGGCTGCCTGCGTGACAGCAAGCTCTGCGTCAACGATCTGGCGCTAAAAGACGTCAACGTGGCGATAGATTCGAAAAAAATGCCGAAGTCTGCGCCAGTCGAGGAAGAGGACAGCGGCCCGCTGAATCTCTCCACGCCGTACCCGATCGCGCTCTATCGGGTCGCGCTCGATAACGTCAATATCAAAATCGACGACACTACCGTGTCCGTGATGGATTTCACCTCCGGCCTGCGCTGGCAGGAGAAAAACCTCACCCTGACGCCGACGTCCCTGCAGGGATTGCTGATCGCGCTGCCGAAGGTGGCCGACGTGGCGCAGGAAGAGATCGTCGAGCCGAAGATCCAGAACCCGCAGCCGGAAGAAAAGCCGCTGGGCGAAACGCTGAAAGATCTCTTCTCGAAGCCTGTGCTGCCGGAAATGACCGACGTTCATCTGCCGCTGAATCTCAACATCGAGGAGTTCAAAGGCGAGCAGCTGCGCCTGACCGGCGATACCGATCTGACGGTCTATAACATGCTGCTGAAAGTCAGCAGCATTGACGGCAATATGAAGCTCGACGCGCTGGATATTGACACCAATCAGGGCTCGGTGAATGCGTCGGGGAATGCCCTGCTGCGCGACAACTGGCCGGTGGACATTACGCTTAACAGTGCCCTCAACATCGATCCGCTGAAAGGCGAAAAGGTGAAGGTCAAAGTGGGCGGGGCGCTGCGCGATAAGCTGGATGTCGGGGTGAATCTCTCCGGCCCGGTGGACATGGTCCTGCGCGCGCAAACGCAGCTGGCGGAAGCCGGGCTGCCGCTCAATCTTGAGGTTGTCAGCAAGCAGCTTTACTGGCCGTTCACCGGCGAAAAGCAGTTCCAGGCCGATGACCTGAAGCTGAAGCTGAGCGGCAAGATGACCGACTACACGCTCTCGTTCCGCACCGCGGTGAAGGGGCAGGGCTTGCCGCCCGCGAACATCGCGCTGGATGCGAAGGGCAACGAACAGCAGGTCAACCTCGACAAGCTGACCGTCGCGGCGCTGGAAGGTAAAACCGAGCTGACCGCGCTGCTTGACTGGCAGCAGGCGATCAGCTGGCGCGGCGAGCTGAAGCTGACGGGCATTAACACCGCCAAAGAGGTGCCGGACTGGCCGTCGAAGCTGGATGGCCTGATTAAAACCCGCGGCAGCCTGTACGGCGGTACGTGGCAGATGGACGTGCCGGAAATCAAGCTCACCGGGAACGTGAAGCAGAACAAGGTTAACGTTGAAGGCTCGGTAAAAGGCAACAGCTATCTGCAGTGGGTTATCCCGGGGCTGCACGTGGCGCTGGGCCGCAACACGGCGGATATCAAAGGCGAGCTGGGGGTGAAGGATCTCAACCTGGACGCCACCATCGACGCGCCGAATCTCGACAACGCCCTGCCGGGTCTGGGCGGCACGGCGAAAGGTCTCGTGAAAGTGCGCGGTACGGTGGAGGCACCGCAGCTGCTGGCGGACATTATCGCCAATAACCTGCGCTGGCAGGAGCTGAGCGTTGCCCGCGTCCGCGTGGAAGGGGATGTGAAATCCACCGATCAGATCGGCGGTAGCCTGAACCTGCGCGTGGAGCGCATTTCTCAGCCGGACGTGAACATTAGCCTGGTCACCCTGGACGCCAAAGGGAACGAGAAGCAGCACGACCTCCAGCTGCGCGTGCAGGGCGAGCCGGTCTCCGGCCAGCTTCACCTCACCGGCAGCTTCGACCGCAAGGAAGAACGCTGGAAAGGTCTGCTTGATAACACCCGTTTCAATACGCCGGTCGGGCCGCTGGCGCTCTCGCGATCCATTGCCCTCGACTACCGCAATGCCGAGCAGAAGATCAGCATTGGGCCACACTGCTGGACCAACCCGAATGCGGAGCTGTGCGTGCCGCAGACCATCGATGCGGGTGCGGAAGGGCGCGCGCAGATCAACCTCAACCGCTTCGATCTGGCGATGCTGAAGCCGTTTATGCCGGACACAACCCAGGCCAGCGGCGTCTTCAGCGGGAAAGCCGATGTGGCCTGGGACACTACCAAAGAGGGGCTGCCGCAGGGCAGCGTCACGCTGTCAGGGCGTAACGTGAAGGTGACGCAGGAGGTCAACGACGCGCCGCTGCCGGTGGCTTTCGACACCCTGAACCTGAGTGCCGATCTGCATAACAATCGCGCACAGCTGGGGTGGACGATCCGCCTGACCAACAACGGTCAGCTGGACGGGCAGGTCCAGATTACCGATCCGCAGGGACGGCGTAATCTGGGCGGCAACGTCAACGTCCGTAACTTCAACCTGGCGATGGTGAACCCGATTTTCGCGCGCGGGGAAAAAGCGGAGGGTATGCTGAACGCTAACCTGCGCCTGGCCGGTAACGTGCAAAGCCCGCAGCTGTTCGGTCAGATGCGGCTCAGCGGCGTGGATATCGACGGCAACTTCATGCCGTTTGACATGCAGCCCAGCCAGATAGCGATGAACTTCAACGGCATGAGCTCGACGCTGAGCGGCTCGGTATTGACGCAGCAAGGGCAAATCAACCTGAGCGGCGACGCGGACTGGAGCCAGCTCGACAACTGGCGCGCCCGTATTGCCGCGAAGGGCAGCAAGGTGCGCATCACCGTACCACCGATGGTGCGCCTGGACGTCTCGCCTGATGTGGTCTTTGAAGCCACGCCAAGCCTCTTCACGCTTGACGGACGCGTCGACGTGCCGTGGGCGCGCATCGTGGTTCACGACGTGCCGGAAAGCGCGGTCGGCGTCTCAAGTGATGAAGTTATGCTCAATGAAAATCTGAGACCTATAGAACAGAAGAGCGCGGGCATACCGATTAATAGCAACCTTATCGTGCACGTGGGGAATAACGTGCGGTTGGATGCGTTTGGGCTGAAGGCGAGGCTCACGGGCGATCTGAAAGTGGCGCAGGATAAACAAGGGCTTGGCCTGAACGGGCAGATCAATATTCCTGAAGGGCGTTTCCACGCCTATGGTCAGGATCTGATTGTGCGCAAAGGCGAGCTGCTGTTCTCCGGTCCACCGGATCAGCCCCTGTTGAACATCGAAGCGATTCGTAACCCGGAAGCGACGGAAAACGACGTCATTGCTGGCGTTCGCGTCACCGGTTCTGCCGACGAGCCGAAGGCGGAGATCTTCTCTGACCCGGCGATGTCGCAGCAGGAAGCTCTCTCTTATCTGCTGCGTGGACAAGGTCTGGACAGCGGACAAAGCGACAGCGCGGCGATGACCTCGATGTTAGTGGGTCTGGGGGTTGCACAAAGTGGGCAGGTTGTGGGTAAAATCGGCGAGACGTTCGGCGTAAGCAATCTGGCGCTGGACACCCAGGGCGTGGGTGACTCCTCGCAGGTGGTGGTCAGCGGCTATGTACTGCCGGGTCTGCAGGTAAAATATGGTGTGGGGATCTTTGACTCACTGGCAACTCTCACGTTACGCTATCGCCTGATGCCCAAGCTATATCTGGAAGCAGTGTCCGGCGTAGACCAGGCACTTGATCTGCTCTATCAGTTTGAGTTTTAG
- a CDS encoding gamma-glutamylcyclotransferase family protein produces the protein MRIFVYGSLRTKQGNSHWMTNALLLGNYNIENYQLYSLGHYPGAVPGEGTVQGEVYRIDNATLAELDALRTRGGEYARQLIQTPYGSAWMYVYQRPVEGLTRIVSGNWLDRDQY, from the coding sequence ATGCGAATATTTGTCTACGGCAGTTTACGAACCAAGCAAGGCAACAGTCACTGGATGACCAATGCCCTGCTGCTGGGGAATTACAATATCGAGAACTACCAGTTGTACAGCCTGGGCCACTATCCAGGCGCGGTTCCGGGCGAAGGAACAGTACAGGGTGAAGTCTATCGTATTGATAACGCGACGCTTGCCGAACTTGATGCCTTGCGCACCAGGGGCGGTGAATACGCACGCCAGTTGATCCAGACGCCGTACGGAAGTGCGTGGATGTACGTCTACCAGCGTCCGGTCGAAGGGTTAACGCGGATTGTAAGCGGTAACTGGTTAGACAGAGACCAGTACTGA
- the tamA gene encoding autotransporter assembly complex protein TamA, which produces MTKIRQLCLVSVLLTSGIASAANVRLQVEGLSGALQKNVRAQLSTIQSDEVTPDRRFRARVDDAIREGLKALGYYEPTIDFDLRPPPEKGRQVLIARVSPGEPVLIGGTNVILRGGARTDRDYLDLLSTRPKIGTVLNHGDYDHFKKELTNVSLRKGYFDSQFNKSQLGIALDRRQAFWDIDYDSGERYRFGDVTFEGSQIREEYLQNLVPFKKGDYYQSRDLAELNRRLSATGWFNSVVVAPEFDKSRKTKVLPLHGVVSPRTENTIETGVGYSTDVGPRVRTSWKKPWMNSYGHSLTTSLSLSAPEQQLDFSYKMPLLKNPLEQYYLVQGGFKRTDLNDTKQDSTTLAVSRFWDLSSGWQRAINLRWSLDHFTQANVTNTTMLLYPGVMISRTRSRGGLMPTWGDSQRYSIDYSNSAWGSDVDFSVLQAQNVWIRTLYDKHRFVMRGNLGWIETGDFERVPPDLRFFAGGDRSIRGYKYKSISPENEKGQLTGASKLATGSLEYQYNVSGKWWGAMFVDGGEAVNDIRRSDFKTGAGVGVRWQSPVGPIKLDFAVPVGDKDEHGLQFYIGLGPEL; this is translated from the coding sequence GTGACAAAAATCCGCCAGTTATGTTTAGTCAGTGTGTTGCTGACAAGCGGGATTGCCAGCGCGGCGAATGTCCGTTTGCAGGTTGAGGGGTTATCCGGGGCGCTACAAAAAAACGTGCGTGCGCAGTTGTCGACCATCCAGAGTGATGAGGTGACGCCGGACCGGCGTTTTCGCGCGCGCGTGGATGACGCCATCCGTGAAGGGCTGAAAGCGCTGGGGTATTACGAACCCACCATTGATTTCGATCTCCGCCCGCCTCCAGAGAAGGGGCGCCAGGTCCTTATTGCCCGCGTTTCGCCGGGGGAGCCGGTACTGATTGGCGGTACGAACGTCATCCTCCGCGGCGGGGCGCGTACCGACCGGGATTACCTGGACCTGCTCAGCACGCGGCCGAAAATCGGTACCGTGCTTAACCACGGTGACTACGACCATTTCAAAAAAGAGCTGACGAACGTTTCCCTGCGTAAGGGCTACTTCGACAGCCAGTTCAATAAAAGCCAGCTGGGGATTGCGCTGGATCGGCGTCAGGCCTTCTGGGATATCGACTACGACAGCGGAGAACGCTACCGCTTTGGCGATGTCACGTTTGAAGGTTCGCAAATTCGTGAAGAGTATCTGCAAAACCTCGTGCCGTTCAAAAAAGGGGATTACTACCAGTCGAGGGACCTGGCGGAACTGAACCGTCGTCTTTCCGCTACCGGCTGGTTTAACTCCGTGGTTGTCGCACCGGAATTTGATAAGTCTCGCAAAACGAAGGTGTTGCCGCTGCATGGCGTTGTCTCGCCGCGCACCGAGAACACCATTGAGACCGGTGTTGGCTACTCGACGGATGTTGGACCACGCGTGAGAACCTCGTGGAAAAAACCGTGGATGAACTCGTACGGTCACAGCCTGACCACCAGCCTGAGCCTCTCTGCGCCCGAGCAGCAGCTGGATTTCAGCTACAAAATGCCGCTGCTGAAAAATCCGCTTGAGCAATATTACCTTGTGCAGGGCGGTTTTAAGCGCACCGACTTGAACGACACCAAGCAGGACTCTACGACCCTTGCGGTCTCACGCTTCTGGGATCTCTCCAGCGGCTGGCAGCGCGCCATTAACCTGCGCTGGAGCCTGGACCACTTTACCCAGGCCAACGTCACCAATACCACCATGCTGCTTTATCCGGGCGTAATGATCAGCCGAACCCGCTCGCGCGGGGGCCTGATGCCGACCTGGGGCGACTCACAGCGCTACTCTATTGATTATTCCAACTCCGCCTGGGGCTCCGACGTGGATTTCTCCGTCCTGCAGGCGCAAAACGTCTGGATCCGCACGCTGTATGACAAACACCGCTTTGTGATGCGCGGCAATCTCGGCTGGATTGAAACGGGAGACTTCGAGCGCGTTCCGCCGGATCTGCGCTTCTTCGCCGGTGGCGACCGCAGCATTCGTGGGTATAAGTACAAATCGATCTCACCTGAGAACGAAAAGGGCCAACTGACCGGTGCGTCAAAACTGGCGACCGGATCGCTTGAGTATCAGTACAACGTCAGCGGAAAGTGGTGGGGCGCCATGTTTGTTGACGGCGGTGAAGCGGTGAACGATATCCGCCGCAGCGACTTTAAAACCGGCGCGGGCGTGGGCGTACGCTGGCAGTCGCCAGTCGGACCCATCAAGCTCGACTTCGCCGTGCCTGTCGGCGACAAAGATGAACACGGATTACAGTTTTACATCGGTCTGGGGCCTGAATTATGA